In Microvirga sp. 17 mud 1-3, the genomic window AAAGAAAATCTATAAGTTAATGGCAGTTTGGAGAAAATTTGATGGAGGCGCGTCTGGCGCGGCCATTCGGGCCTCCTGGTCGACAGAGGATAAGGCCATGGTTTCCTGGGTTGCCCGTATCTTGATGATCGTCGCGGGCGTCGTAACGGGTTGGGTCGTTGCTGCGGATGCGCCGAATTTCGGGATTATCCAGGTGATCGTGGCGCTCTTCATGGTCACGCTCATCGTGGCAGTGCTGGCCTTCTGGCCCTCCAACTGGACGACCTGGCTCAATCGCCTGCAGCGGTCCCGATAGTCGACGTCGCGTCCGTTGCGCGTGCAGGGTCCGATTCCGGACCCGGAGGGAGCCTGTGTTCCATCGCTTTTGCCCCTTGAAAATCGAAGCCTGGTGAAGCTGCCTCCGGCAGAACGTGCTCCTGCCTGGGGCATCGCGGTGCCGTTTTCATTGGCTGCCTGATTGAGCCCGTGGTCGATGCGCGATATTGCGTTCCCGACCCATCCGTTGAGGCTTGACGTTGACGCTTAATTTAACGCCCCGAGTTGAAGTCAAAGTGCTCGATCCGCGCGTGCGGGAATGGGGCCTGCCGCGCTATCAAAGCGCGATGGCTGCTGCGATCGATCTGTTCGCCTGCATTGATGAGGCCATTGTCCTGGCTCCCGGCACGCCCGCTCAGTTGATCCCGTCCGGCATTGCGATCCACATGGCCAACGAGCATATGGTTGCGGTGATCGCGCCGCGCTCCGGGCTTGGCCATAAGAAGGGTCTGGTTCTGGGCAATCTTCAGGGCGTGATCGACGCGGATTATGTCGGCCCCATCATGATCAGCGTCTGGAACCGCAGTGCCCCTGGCACCGAACCTATCGTGATCGAACCTGGCGAGCGTATCGCGCAGATGATGTTCGTGCCGATCCTTCGCCCGACTTTCGAGGTGGTGGAGGACTTCACGCGCAGCAGCGACCGGGGAGACGGCGGTTTCGGATCGACCGGTGACGCTCAGTAACGTGGTTTCGGGCTTGAACGAGCCTATCTTAAAGTGCTTGGGTAAGACTTCCTCTCCGAAGACGCTGCTTCACGCGAGCGCACAGGTGAACACAAAATTGCCCAGCATGCACAGCCGGTTCACCCCCAACCTTACACCGCCTGGAGAGTGCCATTTCGAGGCTTGGGCGCTCCCCGTCCCGCCTTGGCAGAAGGGCTTTATGGGGCTGCGGGGGAGGGCGCGATGAACATTCTTTCGCGCCGTGCGCTCCTCGCCATCTCGGCCGTTACGGACATTGCGCTGTATGCCCGGCCTATGCCGGTCTCGGCCAAGGCTCTCGCGGCCCGTCACAATCTGCCCCCCCGGCATCTGGAGCCAGTGCTGCAGGCCCTCGTCCGCAACGGAATTCTCAAGGGCGTGCGCGGCCCGCGCGGCGGGTACGAACTCGCCCGGGAGCGGCGGCGGATCAGGGCCGGCGATATCGTGCGTGTGGCGATGACCGCCTATGAGGATGAGGGTGCCTCCCCGCTGCCGGAATCGCGCCTTGCGGAGAACGTCGTCGCTCCCCTCGTGCGGGAGGGTTTCGAAGCCTTCCTGGCCGAACTCGATCAGGTGACCGTTGAGGATCTCTGCAACCGGGCTCAGGACGAGGCTGCGGTTGAGCAGAGCTCTACATCTGATTTCACAATATAAAATGTACAAATACGAATTTATCGACACGCTTCGTAAAAAAGGATAATTATCGCTCTGAAACAAGGAGAGTTCCATGGCTGACAATGTCCAGAAGCCCGGCCGGGGCCGGATCTACGGCTCCATCACGGAGACCATCGGCAACACGCCTCTCGTTCGCCTGAACCGTCTGCCCCAGGAGCGCGGGATCGACGCCGAGATTCTGGTCAAGCTCGAGTTCTTCAACCCGATCGCGAGCGTCAAGGACCGTATCGGCGTAAGCATGATTGACGCCATGGAGGGCTCCGGGGCGATCAAGCCGGGCGCGACTCTCATCGAGCCGACCTCCGGTAATACGGGCATTGCACTCGCTTTCGTCGCGGCGGCGCGGGGTTACCGGCTCATCCTGGTGATGCCCGAGACCATGTCCATGGAGCGCCGCAAGATGCTGGCCTATCTCGGCGCGGAGCTTGCCCTGACGCCGGGCCCGCTCGGCATGAAGGGCGCCATTGCCAAGGCCGAGGAGCTCTTGAAGGAGATCCCGGGCTCCGTGATTCCGCAGCAGTTCAAGAACCCGGCCAAT contains:
- the cysK gene encoding cysteine synthase A; amino-acid sequence: MADNVQKPGRGRIYGSITETIGNTPLVRLNRLPQERGIDAEILVKLEFFNPIASVKDRIGVSMIDAMEGSGAIKPGATLIEPTSGNTGIALAFVAAARGYRLILVMPETMSMERRKMLAYLGAELALTPGPLGMKGAIAKAEELLKEIPGSVIPQQFKNPANPEIHRKTTAEEIWNDTDGKLDAFVAGVGTGGTITGVGQVLKPRLPNLKIIAVEPEDSAVLSGGQPGPHKIQGLGAGFVPDVLDRSIIDDVVTVSNQTAFDTARQLSKLEGIPGGISTGANVAAALEVAARPEFKGKRIVTVAPSFAERYISSPLFEGL
- the dut gene encoding dUTP diphosphatase, whose protein sequence is MLDPRVREWGLPRYQSAMAAAIDLFACIDEAIVLAPGTPAQLIPSGIAIHMANEHMVAVIAPRSGLGHKKGLVLGNLQGVIDADYVGPIMISVWNRSAPGTEPIVIEPGERIAQMMFVPILRPTFEVVEDFTRSSDRGDGGFGSTGDAQ
- a CDS encoding Rrf2 family transcriptional regulator, which produces MNILSRRALLAISAVTDIALYARPMPVSAKALAARHNLPPRHLEPVLQALVRNGILKGVRGPRGGYELARERRRIRAGDIVRVAMTAYEDEGASPLPESRLAENVVAPLVREGFEAFLAELDQVTVEDLCNRAQDEAAVEQSSTSDFTI